In Alnus glutinosa chromosome 7, dhAlnGlut1.1, whole genome shotgun sequence, the sequence ACGCATGCCATGCTCGAGCGAGGGTTCATGTTGGCTCTAATTGGGAACCGGGTGCTTTGCATTAGCTTCCCTTTGTTGCTATGGATGCTTGGTCCAGTGCTTGTGGCTTTGTCCTCGGTGGGATTAGTTTGGGGGCTTTATGAACTTGATTTTTCTGGGAAATTGATTAGTGGCGATATGCAAATTAGTCGCATGCGCAGTACTGGACATAATATGTATGCATGATTTATTATTCATCTGAATTCTAAATATTGTGCAAATTAATTAAGATGAAAAACTCATGAACCTGATTAATTGAAAGAGAACGACTCGAACGAGGTGACAGCTGAATGGAAAAGCTACTCTCATATATAATACAATCGACTGATTACTTCATTTCTTACTCGCTCTCTatctcttgtttcttttttattctactttctttttttttcttttttttatgtttttaatgtcttttatctttttgttgagtAATGCttgaaactacatttttattatacAAATTAATATCCTACAAATTCAAAGGTTAGTCAAGATTATGACATCATTACTGTGATAtatttgtaagataaaaatgtgatatatatcattactcatttttattaGGAGacaatatatattcttttattataCAAATTAAATATCCCACAAATATTTCAAGGGTTAGTCAAGATTATGACATAATTATTGTGATGTATTTattaagataaaaatgtgatatatagcGATTCTCATTTTTATTATGGGACAAGATTCTTTTATCCCTAGATATGTTGAGGGGGTGGTCGAAACACCCCCCATTTGGTCATATGGGGTGGACCAACTACCCCTtgcgttttatatatatatatatatatatatttttttataagtgataCTTGTTAATTGATGTTGATTTAACATATTAACGAATTCAATCAACTTTTCTAACAACATGAAccaatatctttttcttttcttttttggttgttgCTTAATTATCTTAGAAAGtgtttaatcactttttaaaaatctatCAAACTATTTGTCAGAACTCCAAACCAAAagattaattttacatttataatttttttaacaaatctaATATTGTATTCAAGACACTTGGAAGCGTGTGTTAATAAGTCTGATGTGGCCATCTATATACATTGCAAcacttttatttattagaaaatcAATAATAACAACATAATCAGAAAAACATCTATTTGAAAACCAGGTAAATACATGAAACTGATTAGAGAAATTAAAATCCCAATAAGCAATTTGATACAAACCTAAATCTCATAGTAGCaataaaaaaggttaaatatTAATTGCGCATTTCAATTTACTtataaatcatacttttttGTAATAATAACTAATTTAAAAATTGGTTGAAACTGTCACATCAGCATTATAAGatagttatataaaaaaatataatttttagtatcaatttttttattaacaataattaattcaatAATTAGTTCAAAATGCCACTTTAaccttattaaataaatattaaataaaattatagtattTAACATTACTTATATTCTTTTGCTGGTCACGAGCATCCCGTCAAAACCAAGCACGGTCCTAACACTCAGGCTAGCCTCGTAATGTAGGGTTCAACATAAGTAAGTAATCTTTCGGCCCAAGCCCAGCCCAAGTCCAGCCCAGCCCAGCCAATACTATAAAAATTAGAACCTGATTTGACATTGAGTGTGCGAGTCTATGTGGTCACGTCCACACTTAATGTAAACTCGGTAAACCCGAATTTTTCAGTGCCTTCTCGCTTACATCTTTTATCCTTCGCTTCCTCATAGCTCCCCTCCCACTCTCTTTCGCAGCCGCGCAGTGCTCTGTCTGagtcttctcagcttcttcgtGTCTGGTAAGCTCTCCTTTACGTTTGCACTTCTGTCGTTGCGTTGATGTTTGCTTTTGGTTACAGTATTTTGTTGtttacccaaaaagaaaaaaacgaaaattgtATGGTTGTACTCATCTGGAAGGAGATATTATGGCTGTTTTAGACATACCCAGATCGCAAAACGTTGAATTTTAGATCCCATGATGTAGGATTTCGCTCTCTTGAATTTTCCCAGCAACCAAACGGGGGTAGCTGTTGTGcgttttggttttggtgttgTGTGACCCCTGATTGGCTGATTGGTTGGGGATGAAACAAGGGAAAATGCTTTACTGGGTATTGAAGGGTTTTGGTTATTCTTGTCTTCTCTCATTATTTTTCGGTAGCCAAGCGGAGCGGAAAGTGAtttgtttatcttttatctttgtTATGTCTTGTGTTGTATTAGTGCTCGATAATGAATTTTATATTACGCCACACAATTGTAAGGTTCAGTAGATTTTGGTTGTTTGTCTTTTATCTTTCTTGCATGTAACGGGCAAATAAGCAGAGATTTTTATTGTACTTTGAATTACTGGGTCTTAATAAAAATGTTAGTGAATTGTGTCTAATGAGTTGTTCTGGTTGAATTATAAGATACTAGAAATTTACAATCAATGTGAGCCTTGTAACTATTTTACTTAAATATTAATTCAAACTCTTTCATATCATCGTCTCTCCTTCTATTTTCCTTTCTGCAACGCCAACATCTTCTTCCTTGTACTGAACACTGTGCAGTCTGTACTGCACACCTTACTACACACACTCACGCCTACATACACACATCTCCTGTCTGCAACGTCTGCATCTTCTGCTCACCTTACTGCACACACTCACAGCTACACACACATCTATGCTTTTCTTTTGTACGTTGGGTAATATCTGTTACATATCTGCAGTGTGAATCACAAAATCTCGTGCACAATGGACACCTCTGAGGACATTCTCCGGAAAGCCATGGCTGAGAAGCAAACAGCCTTGGAAGCCCAAGGCAACGCCGTCCGGACAATGAAAGCCGCTGGTGCTACCAAGCAGGAGATCGACGCTGCAATCGAAGCTCTGAACGGGTTGAAGCTCGAGAAGGCTTCAATCGAGAGGCAGCTCCAAGCTGCCGTCAGTGGCAGCGAGGGCTCGCTCAATAGGGAAGCTTTCCGTCAAGCGGTGGTGAACACTCTGGAACGGCGTTTGTTCTATATTCCGTCGTTCAAAATCTATCGTGGAGTTGCTGGGCTTTACGATTATGGCCCGCCGGGTTGTGCCGTAAAGTCTAACGTCCTCGCTTTCTGGCGCCAGGTAAGCCCAAAGTTCTCTCTCTAACACATCAATTACACTCCATAATTTGACCAAAACGTtgcatttttgttgttgttaggAATTAGATTCAAACAGAACATAAACACAAAATTATCTCATACATTGTGTGTTTTGCCAGCATTTTGTGCTCGAGGAGAACATGCTTGAAGTGGACTGCCCTTGTGTCACACCGGAGATAGTTCTAAAGGCATCCGGTCACGTTGAAAAATTCACAGACCTTATGGTCAAGGACGAGAAAACTGGGACATGTTACCGTGCAGACCACTTGCTAAAGGACTTTTGCAACGAGAAGCTACAGAAAGACCTCAGCATTAGTCCAGAGAAGGCAGCAGAGCTAAAACGGGTACTAGCAGTCTTGGACGATCTCTCGTCCGAAGAGCTGGGTTCAAAGATCAAGGAGTATGGAATTACAGCTCCTGACACAAAGAATCCGCTCTCTGATCCTTACCCTTTCAACTTAATGTTTCAAACCTCAATAGGCCCATCTGGCTTGAGTCCTGGGTGAGTATTGGATAGGCTTGAATTTGTGTGCAGCACTATGCATGCTTACCCTTGGTTGATAgaattgttaattaatttattgtttgCAGGTATATGCGTCCTGAAACTGCGCAAGGcatatttgttaattttaagGACTTGTACTATTACAATGGGAACAGGCTACCCTTTGCTGCAGCTCAAATTGGTCAGGCTTTCAGAAATGAGGTAAATTCTCTCTTTAGAAGTGCAAAGTTGTGTGTGCGCATGATATTTCTTAATGGAAATGGCTATATTGTGTGGAACTAGAATGATTTCCAACTCCTGTTTCCTTGTGTTGAGAGAACTGATCTGAAAGTGCTTTATTGTGTGGGCAGATATCTCCGCGCCAAGGCCTTTTGAGAGTCCGTGAGTTCACACTAGCAGAGATTGAGCACTTTGTTGATCCTGAAAACAAGGCCCACCCAAAATTTTCAGAAGTTGCCAACTTGGAGTTTCTGATGTTCCCAAGGGAAGAACAGATGTCTGGCCATTCTGCAAAGAGAATTCCACTGGGTGAAGCAGTTTCAAGGGTTGGTTTGAAGAATATgtgcttttattatttatttgtgttTGGTTTTGCTCCTTCTTTCTCTGCTTGCTTTATTGCTTCTTTTTTGTGACAATGCTATGGTTAAATGTCTACTAGGGGATTGTCAACAACGAAACTCTTGGGTACTTCATTGGGAGAGTATATCTGTTCTTAACTCGCCTTGGTATAGACAAAAACCGTTTACGGTTCCGGCAGCATCTTGCCAATGAAATGGCCCACTATGCCGCCGACTGTTGGGATGCTGAGATTGAGTGTTCCTATGGGTGGATTGAATGTGTTGGTATTGCAGATAGGTCTGCATATGACTTGCGTGCTCACTCGGTAAGAATTTGATTGTTATTATTTCAGGATTAAATTAGTAAGAAAAACTGGATGGTGAGGCATGGCATAATTTTAAACTAGATGGCCCAGTCATTATTATGATGTGGCAtggcataattttaaaaaatgaaatggatCATTTAATTTCATGTAGCCACATTGTTGTTCCGAAAGCTTGCTATTGTGGTCTGAATCTCCTCTTTACTTACCATAATCAGTAAGATAATGCTTTTGTTGCCTGCTGCTAATAGCATATCTGCTGTAGTATCGAGTCTTAGAACAAGTGCTagataaaagaaaatgctaGGCATATATCTGCATTGCTATCTTGACATAATAATATTACATGCTTATGGAGTGTTGTTTAATTGATCCGTGACAGGAGAAAAGTGGTGTCCCTCTTGTGGCTCAGGAAAAATTCCTGGAACCCAGAGAAGTGGAGGTAGTGCTTCTGTTTATTAACCATACACATCATTGACATAATTAGTACTATAGAAATGAGTGCGTGACTTACCTGACAAGACAACAATAAGCTCTTTAATCCACCTGCTTGACATTGGCTAACATTAATCGAGTGACGGTGTATAATTTCAGAAACTAGTTATCACTCCAGTGAAAAAAGAGCTGGGCCTTGCATTCAAAGGGAACCAAAAGATGGTGGTTGAAGCTTTGGAGGTAAACAATTTAATTGCGCCCCTCTTTGGTCCTTAATGCCACGATTGCTAGAAAATCTTCTGCCTGCTTTCTTTTGATATATTACTTGTTTTTTTGCATTAGGTAATGAATGAAAAAGAAGCTTTCGAAATGAAGGACACTTTAGAATCCAAGGGAGAGATGGAGTTCTATGTGTGTACTCTTGAAAAAAACGTAACTATTAAGAAGAACATGGTGGCAATTTCAAGAGAGATAAAGAAAGAACACCAGAGAGTTTTCACACCATCTGTAATCGAGCCTTCTTTTGGCATTGGAAGGATAATATTTTGCCTCTTTGAACATTCTTTCTACCTGAGGCCAAGTAAAGCCGGGGATGAACAGCTAAATGTGTTCCGTTTTCCGCCTCTTGTAGCACCTATAAAATGCACAGTTTTCCCACTTGTTCAGAATCAAAAGTATGAGGAGGTGGCAAAAGTGATTTCTCAATCATTGACTTCAGCTGGAATATCACATAAGATAGACATTACAGGTATTTCATCTTTCCATTGGTTTGCTTTGGCTTGATTGGGTCATTGGATAAATGTGTGAAGATGGACATTGGTATAGGCATGTCGTCTCACCTGCTTGCTTGATTGCATATGTTTATATGTAAGTTGTAATTTCTCAATTCTTCATCCATTTATGTGATCTATAGTCCCTTCCAATTTATAAGTATTAAACTAGTGACTCATTTACTTTCACCAAAGCTGTTAGGTACCTTTgcccagggaaaaaaaattaggtacAATTACCCCCATAGATGTCCAAGTGATTATTTTCATGTAGGCATTCTCTGTTGATCAGCCTATTCAAACTCTTCTTAGAATTTAATAGTTATGCTCCGCTTCCATCTTTATCATTTGGGTGATGACTCCACTTCCAATTACAATAGAAAAGTTGATTGTTTGCCTCAAAAAATTATGAGATTGAAAATGCTGCACAATGCATGTGTATATGGGCTTCGTACTGATTGTCTGTATGTTCAAATGATTTTTACAGGGACCTCAATTGGTAAACGATATGCAAGAACCGATGAACTTGGTGTACCCTTTGCAATCACTGTTGATTCAACATCCTCGGTGACAATCCGGGAGAGGGACAGCAAGGATCAAGTTCGTGTTAATGTGGAAGAGGCAGCAACAGTTGTTAAGGATGTAACCGAAGGAAGGAGGACGTGGGCTGATGTGTGGTCGACTTTTCCCCATCAGTCCTCTGGATCTGCAGATGAGTGAAGTTTGAGTGGGAACAACCATTAAAGCAATTgcctatttttaaatttttcagcCAGACACTTACTCTATACTGATTCCTGGAATATCGTTTTGCATTGTGATATGCAATTATAAGATTATGAAAAGTATAGGTGTCTGCTAAGCAGAATCTGGCAGTTCCATGTTTCTCTTAGCAATTTGCTTTGTACAGTGGTGGGAAGCAGGCTATCCTGCAATGAGTGCAACCATTCCCTGCTGTGTAACTTGACCGGGTTGACGGTTATTTGCTATTTTTGAAGTGCATTTCTGAATCGAAAGGATGTTTCAATTTTAGGCCTTTTGCATTCACATTTCTTATTCGATAGAGGTCGGTCCACCAGCCGAATCGGTTTAAGAATTTGATAATCAGTCTATTGTCAAATCCtgagtttagggttttgttatttCCATTGGATATATGAGAGTTGCATCCTGTAAAGAAACTTCGATAATGGTTTGGCTATTGCTGTAATGTGTGCGGATCAATGTCAGTTTAAGATTTGTTTGTGTGGCTCAAATAAATATTGTTCTGGTCCATTGACTTGCGTGATGGTTGCTAACAAAATCAAACTAAACGAGCGATTCGTGTGGCCCTTTGTGTTTGTATGTCTTTGTATGTCGGGTAGCCATTTGTGATTGTATGTGAGGTGCGGGTCGTGTCGAAGTATaagtttaaaattatatgattaatcttaatttaatttattgaattaAATGGGTAAGACCTTTTAATGCTATAATTAAGCCATACCCCAACCCCAATAGTGCTATCCAAGAAAAAAAGACTGAGTGGAGC encodes:
- the LOC133872765 gene encoding glycine--tRNA ligase, mitochondrial 1, with product MDTSEDILRKAMAEKQTALEAQGNAVRTMKAAGATKQEIDAAIEALNGLKLEKASIERQLQAAVSGSEGSLNREAFRQAVVNTLERRLFYIPSFKIYRGVAGLYDYGPPGCAVKSNVLAFWRQHFVLEENMLEVDCPCVTPEIVLKASGHVEKFTDLMVKDEKTGTCYRADHLLKDFCNEKLQKDLSISPEKAAELKRVLAVLDDLSSEELGSKIKEYGITAPDTKNPLSDPYPFNLMFQTSIGPSGLSPGYMRPETAQGIFVNFKDLYYYNGNRLPFAAAQIGQAFRNEISPRQGLLRVREFTLAEIEHFVDPENKAHPKFSEVANLEFLMFPREEQMSGHSAKRIPLGEAVSRGIVNNETLGYFIGRVYLFLTRLGIDKNRLRFRQHLANEMAHYAADCWDAEIECSYGWIECVGIADRSAYDLRAHSEKSGVPLVAQEKFLEPREVEKLVITPVKKELGLAFKGNQKMVVEALEVMNEKEAFEMKDTLESKGEMEFYVCTLEKNVTIKKNMVAISREIKKEHQRVFTPSVIEPSFGIGRIIFCLFEHSFYLRPSKAGDEQLNVFRFPPLVAPIKCTVFPLVQNQKYEEVAKVISQSLTSAGISHKIDITGTSIGKRYARTDELGVPFAITVDSTSSVTIRERDSKDQVRVNVEEAATVVKDVTEGRRTWADVWSTFPHQSSGSADE